AGATAACCCTTGTGATAGTGAAGATACTGGAAAAATCCAGGCCTTGGATTGCCAGCCCTCTGAGATAGGGAGGGATTATCTTCTTGGCTATTGCCTTATAAACCTGCTGAAGTGTAAAGCTTCCAGATTGTGGTTCCatgtcttctttctttttaccttATGATGTGCATATAGTCGGAACAATTATctataaatacaattatacaaGTCTTACTATAATAGGAGTTATGCAGATTAAGCCAAGATTTATTGCAAACCGTAGATTAGATTTCCCAGAAGTGCTAGTCACTGCCTGTCAGAAATTGTCAGGGTCTTAATTACTTGAAGAGACACTCTACTATTCATTTCTGGCTGTAATTTTATgttaaatttgaaaattattaggaagaaagaaatccaAAGGCTGATGGACTGAAGGAGCTGTTTTGCTTTCCACGTGTCCCAAGAGCTACATAACAAAGCCTCCTGGGTTCATAGACACAGGTTCTTATGTCATATTGGTAAATATTTTATGTCCTCAAGCCACATGCCACTTTAGTTTCATTTCTATCAAGTGAAAGAGGGTGTTTGCTCTCATTTGTTTTGAGTGGACTAAGTGAATCCAGGACCTTTGGGacacaaataaaatttttagCAGCATCCTTTGGGATTAGATTTATGGTTACTAATATTTCTTAGAATCCATTTAAGACTAGAAAAGCAAACCAATTGGAAATTCGGTTCCAACGGACTTGATAGAACAGGGAATTAAGGGAACGAGCAAGAGtatgtgttttgctttgcatgTTTCACATGGCACTTCCCAGCTTTCTTGgctgctgtttgctgtgtgAGTGTGATTTATCCAGCCCAAGAATGACTTTTTTAGCCGTATTTCTGTGAGTCAGGCAGCTGGGTCTCTTCTCTGACTGTAGGACaagtggcacagcacagcttgAAACTCTGCTCCCTGGCCAAAACCCAGGAGTTTGCCTCAGTTTCAGAGCCAGCTGGAGACAGTGAGTggcctgtcctgtccctgccctttgtCCAGGGAGAGGCCAGAGCTGAGCCCTGGAGTGTGCTGGCAAACATCACGTGCCAGTGCTTGAGCCCTGCCTCTCAGGTGAAAGGATGTGAAGGTTTCATCAAAGCTGTAGAGGTCTGTGTTCAAAAGGAACGTGCTGGACTGGTAAAACTGAATTAAACTTTGATCTGCTTTGGTGAAGCttcactgcacagcacaggggaGGGTTACTCTTTAGTACTTTGCAGTCCACTGCTTAATACTTATAGACCCAGGTTTCATGCTGGCTTAAAAGGTGATGAAACTTGGTGTCTCCATCATGGGCAGTTCGTTGCTACCACAGCATTCTCCAGGTTGTGATGTGGCAGATCCCAGTTGAGGTTTGTATGTGAGAGCTGCCATATCAGCTCCTTGCCTCCCATAGCAGAACtgtggttgggggttttttgtggctCACCTGCTATTTAAGTATCTTTAATATCTCAAGGTGCAAGTGGCTTGCTCCTTTAGGCACTAGGAGTGCTTAGAGAAAAGGAAGGCCTTGGATAGCATCCTCTGTTTTAGCAAAGGATGACTGGCATTATGACATTATCTAGGGCTGAAAACCATGACCAAATAATTTGATTTCAATCTCTGCTGGCTCCGTTTCTGCTCTTTTTCCGGTATATTGAACAAATTATCAAGCGTGTCCAGAAATGAGGGATGCCAGGCAGGCTGCAGTGCAGGGAGTCACTGGATTTCTTGGATACTTTGTGTTTCAGGTTGCAAGTGGACAGAGTGTGGCACAGGCCCTGCCTTTGAGCCACAGCACGTCAGTCACCTGGTGACTTGGCAGGACGGCCGCTGCAGTCCCaccttcctctcttctcttcctctgccaCAGTCACATGTGAGCTTGGCTACAGGATTTGGATGTGCCACAATCTACTGGTATTTAAAGAAGAGGTACATTGCTTCTCAAAAGGGCTTCTGTGTCAGGCAGTTTCTCATCTTGAATTTATGTGGCAATTCCTATTCCTGTAGCATGTTAATGCTGCTGCAGGCTGAGGGGGTGTGTTTCTCTGTAATCATCATCTTAATTAAGTTGtcaaacaatatttaaaatggCAGTATTTAATATAAACTATATGCAACTGAGCACACAAGAGtctctgacctcataaaattacTACAGATTTCTAACAAAAAGAAGAGCTTCTGACCATAGAGTAACAGAAGCTTTAAAGTATCACAGAATAATTGTAGTCCATTGTACTGGTCAGAGGAGCTCTGCTGATGCAGTTTGAACACTGTCATTTTGCCTCGTGCTGTTTATGAAAATACCAACATGCCTAAAGCAGTCACAGAGTGCTTGTTCTGGTTGCTGCCAGATGCTAAATCAAAAAGCCtctaaattaatttcagttccttccttcctcgGACGCTGAGATCCTCATGAGGTGTTATGAGTGCTCTGCTTTGTTGTGGCATGTTTGCAGAGGATATAATTTTTCACTTATGACTTGACATCAGCAAGGTTTGCTCTTAGTTTCATCTTTCTCAAAGAGCCAGAGTCTTCCTCTGCAGTGAGCTCAGGTtcaataaaggggaaaaaacttACTAGATCTTGGTTTCTTCCATTATGTGTCCAGCAAATATATGGAATAGGGTCTGATCCTACTTTAGAGCTACATTGTTTCACCATTTGATACATTTCCATTCATATCATTTGTAGATCTCTGCCCAGCTGTGGGAGTTTACCTATTTTCCCAAGCTCAAGTGCCACTTTTTTCATGCAAACACTTACTACTTTCCTGGTGACTTCTGCAATGCTGTGCTTTTGAACCAAGACAATTCATTCCTTAAAGCTGCTGTCTCTCCATCTTCCATCAGGAGATAAGTATTCCTGCAGTTTGGAAAacaaattccatttaaaaaaacaaaccaaaacaacaaaatgcagGTTGATCACTGAGGTGGCAGTTTAATTTTTAGATGAGACCACACGTGTCAAGTTCTCTGTAGCAATGGAAGTTGTCTTGCTCCCACTGCCTTATAGCAAAATACCcttactggttttgtttttaaaatgtcttgttTAAAAGTCCAGATTTTCTGAAGGCTTATGATGCAGCTGGCACTATCCAGGACTACGTGGTTGCCATGTTGTGTGACCTGAAGAAGCCACTCATGTCTGTCCAGAATGCTGCCAGCTGGGGATATTTTAATTCCAGAAGCAAAAGCTGGAATACTGACATGTAAGTGCTAAGGTGATTCACTGGGGCTTGTGCACTGCACTTCTTTGGGCCCTGAGTATCAATGTGCCACAGATAAAAAGGTGTCAAAAGTTACTCCTAATCAGTTGTGACCTGCACTGCTGAACTCCTGACTACTGAGAGTTTGCTCTGGTTTGTGAAGTGTATCTGTTTAAATCTTGTAAAATCTGGTACAGTATTTTTAGAAATACCTACcaagagcagagctgagaggCTCATCAGTGAGTGCTTGTATGGCAAactgttctctccttttccatggtgggatgggatggatgggaatGGACAAGTGCATGTTGCAGCCACAGTGTTCCCTCTGTCGTGGCAAAGGCAGTTCTTTCAACTGAGCTCCTTCATAACTACTAAGACTTACTTGTGATAATGTAGTTGTTAAGCTACAGGAAATCTTATAGGGaatagtttatttatttacttatttattttaatgatttacTCTTTCAGGACTGAGTGCTAAGGCCTTATATATTCAGGGCTTAGGTTAGGCCAGGACTCCAAGGTGAAAGATCTTCTCATCAAGGTATGAAAGAGTGACAGAAACTTGCATTTTGCCAACTGAACTTTTACTAATGTGGAGCTGTTGCTATAGCACTGTAGTGTTATCTTGCAGCTGATTGCATAAGGAGTTTGTTGGATTTAACTCTTTGTGATTTGGTTTTGAACCACTAATTGCATGACATCTTAAGTTCTTTGACACTTAGCTgcattttttgctgttttttgaTTGTCCCTTTACACTGGAACTGCTTGTCCATGTGACATCAGCAAGTTAAACTGGCTGAACACGTGCTGTATGATCTCAGGTACTCAGATTGCATATAAAGGAAAACTATTTATTCTTCTAGACTATTCTAGTTTACCCAGCCCATTGGACTGGAATGCTGCCCCTGTCCAAGACAGAGCTTTCTAAATAGGTGAAAGCCTCCATAAATCCAGCAGCCACAAATATATGGACAGCTTCATCTGTGACTTCAAAGAGGTCTTTGTAGTCATGCCACAGTTCCCATACTGCTTTCCTCCAATAATGTTGTTCTGATTACAGATTGAAAAAATCCGGCTTTCCTGTTCACTTGCTTCCAGAGGTGGGAGACCCTGGAAGCATTGCAGGCAGGACAACCTGTGCATGGCATGGAATACCCAAAGGAGTAAAAGTAGGAATTGCTCTGGGAGATTTACAGTGCTCTGTTTATTCCTGTCTGACTGAGAGGACTGATGCAAGTATGATCATTTTAGTATCTGATTTGGTTTACTCGTTGTCCTCCTTCAGGGTGGCTTAGTGaaacactgactttttttttcctttttttgattCCTTTTGTGTTCTAGTTCTTAATTTCAGTACCTCTGCTCAGCTGACCATCTCAATGCCCCCTGGTTTCCAGCCTCCAGAGACACCAGATCCTTCCTCAGCTGTTACTTATTTTCCCTACTTCAATGGGGACTACTTGGCAGTGGCAGCATCGCTCAACGGAGGCAACGTGCTGGCAACATTCGTGGGCATGGTGGCACAGTGGACAGAGGAGCTGGGTAAGTCATGTCAAGGAGAGTTGAAGCTTAAAATTGAGGTTGATCATCAAGGTAAAAGGAAGCTGAGGCAAAGGAACAAGCCTAGAGCTGTTCTGTCGTGCCATACAGGGAACGAGGATGTAACTCTTGGGCCAGGCTTCCTAGATCTCTGGAATTTCCTGCTTATGAACATGCTGGGACAGTCATGCTTGGACTCCACATTCACATTGCCTCTAGGTCTTCTTTGGTTTCAAGGACAGAAGAGAATTATTTTGTGCAAGTTGATTTTCACAAGGAAAAGCTGGCAGATTTGAGGAGAACAGCCTCTAATTTTGTGTGACTGCAGTCCAGAGGAGTCCCTTGGTTGGATCAGTTGCCTTTTGCAGAACTCTAATGGATTTTAAGACTCAAACTCGTGTAATGTCTTCTAAGTGCTTTAAGCTTGGTCTTCACAGGTTTTTTAATAATCTCTTGGGTTTTGCAATACAAAAGTGAGCTCTGAAGTTGTTCTTTCAGCGAGTACTTGAGGTGAGCTTCACATTCACATGGAATCCAGCCACTGAAGCTGCTCTCTGCCATTAGTGCCTGATGGTGTTTCGTGTAACTTAGCACAGGACAGGTGATGAGGAATGTACTGTCAGGAAAGGCAGTTTCAGAGAAGGTTTCTAGTGTCACAGATCCTGGATAAAATCGAGTGGGAGAACTATGGTTCATAATCCTGGAAAAAACAGTCACCCTTGGGACATGGAAAAAGATATCCAGTATTTTGCTGAACAGATGGATAAGTGTCCATTGTAAGAGATTAGTAACCTGGTATTTCCCATCCGCAGGACTTCAGGTCCAGGAGTCTGCCATCTATACAAGGATAATCCAAGCAGCCTTGGCCCAAAACCACAGCAAACTCTCAGTCCACCCAACCATATTTGGAGAGAGACACATTCCTGAGCAGTTGGGATCAGTGACCAACATTGCTGCCTCTGAGCTGTCCCTGGGCCACGTCACCAGAGCTCTGTGCCGTGGGATTGTCCAAAACCTCTGCTCCATGTTACCTGTGCAGCGCCTGAC
This is a stretch of genomic DNA from Pseudopipra pipra isolate bDixPip1 chromosome 21, bDixPip1.hap1, whole genome shotgun sequence. It encodes these proteins:
- the SHPK gene encoding sedoheptulokinase isoform X2, with amino-acid sequence MEQNVQRIIRALNECLAALPQQQLQRVTHIGISGQMHGVVFWKSDKGCKWTECGTGPAFEPQHVSHLVTWQDGRCSPTFLSSLPLPQSHVSLATGFGCATIYWYLKKSPDFLKAYDAAGTIQDYVVAMLCDLKKPLMSVQNAASWGYFNSRSKSWNTDILKKSGFPVHLLPEVGDPGSIAGRTTCAWHGIPKGVKVGIALGDLQCSVYSCLTERTDAILNFSTSAQLTISMPPGFQPPETPDPSSAVTYFPYFNGDYLAVAASLNGGNVLATFVGMVAQWTEELGLQVQESAIYTRIIQAALAQNHSKLSVHPTIFGERHIPEQLGSVTNIAASELSLGHVTRALCRGIVQNLCSMLPVQRLTDVGVRRILGSGSALARNEVLKQEVERIFPFPVVYGKDVDAAVGAAMVMFHGK
- the SHPK gene encoding sedoheptulokinase isoform X1, with translation MVGVGPLGCGGQADSGPLTAMAGSPEPTCVLGIDVGTTSVKAALVTGTERGLVLAESCSRETQARTDSLEAGPQGMEQNVQRIIRALNECLAALPQQQLQRVTHIGISGQMHGVVFWKSDKGCKWTECGTGPAFEPQHVSHLVTWQDGRCSPTFLSSLPLPQSHVSLATGFGCATIYWYLKKSPDFLKAYDAAGTIQDYVVAMLCDLKKPLMSVQNAASWGYFNSRSKSWNTDILKKSGFPVHLLPEVGDPGSIAGRTTCAWHGIPKGVKVGIALGDLQCSVYSCLTERTDAILNFSTSAQLTISMPPGFQPPETPDPSSAVTYFPYFNGDYLAVAASLNGGNVLATFVGMVAQWTEELGLQVQESAIYTRIIQAALAQNHSKLSVHPTIFGERHIPEQLGSVTNIAASELSLGHVTRALCRGIVQNLCSMLPVQRLTDVGVRRILGSGSALARNEVLKQEVERIFPFPVVYGKDVDAAVGAAMVMFHGK